A single genomic interval of Sceloporus undulatus isolate JIND9_A2432 ecotype Alabama chromosome 2, SceUnd_v1.1, whole genome shotgun sequence harbors:
- the LOC121920651 gene encoding leucyl-cystinyl aminopeptidase-like has translation MEPFPSGDRIQLPRNMIENSMFEEEPDVVDLAKEPSLHPLEPDEVEYEPRSSRLLVRGLGDHEMDEDEDDYESSSAKLLGISFMNRSTGLRTNTVGYRQSSDRSCSAPSVRTTVICAVVLVIAVSVIMAIYLLPKCTFTKEGCHKKNHTTEDIYPLATNGKPFPWAHFRLPVSVVPIHYDVVLQPNLTTMMFAGSVQITVKVLQVTWHIILHSSKLNITKATLASLGSSQPKPAELLEYPMNDQIAILASEALLVGQEYNISMEYSSNLSDTYYGLYKIAFKENSSTTSTGVPNLGIN, from the exons atcgAATCCAGTTGCCTAGGAATATGATTGAAAATAGCATGTTTGAGGAAGAGCCTGATGTGGTTGACTTGGCTAAAGAACCTAGTTTGCACCCGTTGGAGCCTGATGAAGTAGAGTATGAGCCAAGGAGTTCTCGGCTTCTTGTACGTGGACTTGGGGATCATGAAATggatgaggatgaagatgatTATGAATCATCATCGGCTAAACTTCTGGGAATATCTTTTATGAACAGAAGCACTGGCCTACGTACTAACACAGTTGGTTACAGACAGAGTTCTGATAGATCATGTTCTGCACCTTCTGTAAGGACCACAGTGATTTGTGCTGTTGTTCTTGTGATTGCTGTCTCAGTAATAATGGCAATCTATCTTCTTCCTAAATGTACCTTTACCAAAGAAGGTTGTCATAAGAAAAACCATACAACAGAAGATATTTATCCTTTGGCAACAAATGGAAAGCCCTTTCCATGGGCACATTTTAGACTTCCAGTTTCTGTTGTGCCCATACATTATGATGTTGTCTTGCAGCCAAATCTTACTACTATGATGTTTGCAGGTTCTGTTCAAATAACTGTGAAAGTTCTTCAAGTTACTTGGCATATCATACTTCATAGTTCAAAACTTAATATTACCAAGGCAACCCTTGCCTCATTAGGGTCAAGCCAACCCAAACCAGCTGAACTTTTGGAATATCCAATGAATGACCAGATTGCAATTTTGGCTTCAGAGGCTCTTCTTGTAGGCCAAGAGTATAACATCAGCATGGAATATTCTTCTAATTTATCAGACACGTATTATGGCTTGTATAAAATCGCCTTTAAAGAGAACAGTTCAACAACAAG TACAGGGGTTCCCAACTTGGGGATCAATTGA